In a single window of the Thermofilum uzonense genome:
- the ptsP gene encoding phosphoenolpyruvate--protein phosphotransferase: protein MDENVLAEGIVASPGIAVGRAHVSRKIDILEKIRSERVQNVTVEVEKLKNAGNILAEKLNEIKRLLPKEEQEIIDAQLLILDSFVSEASELIKSLGYSAAFAVREIYEKYGEMMRQGGELFALRAQDLRDLASRLVGLLSEQSISTSARYEVVIGEEIDPIEFLELANSGVKGLVTKEGGVTSHVAILARLRGIPYIIARKLDINKIRDGITVIVDALNGLIILEPSEEELKKYEAIAIEYRKLLEAFSRESKLEALTLDGHKVNIYCNIGNFEELRILDEYGCEGVGLFRVEFAYMQRSSPPTEEELYELFSKAAQILGEKPLTVRAPDIGGDKPIPFIELPNEANPQLGLRGVRLLFKYEDLLLVPLVRALLRASVHGKLRLMLPMVSTVDEVLYFQEVVERERKNLESSGVRTGRLELGVMIETPSAALLANDLIERGGLSFISFGTNDLTQYVLAADRGNSLVSYLYDELNPSVLRLISLAAKRAKGRAEIEVCGEVASKPLAIPLLIGLGVESLSVSPQFVGKVKYIIRRVTLSKIKGEVENIIEVAKTNIDIKKWSEALLRSSGITFIE, encoded by the coding sequence ATGGATGAAAACGTGCTGGCTGAGGGTATTGTAGCCTCACCCGGAATAGCTGTCGGACGAGCCCATGTATCAAGAAAGATAGATATCTTGGAGAAAATAAGGAGTGAAAGAGTCCAAAACGTCACAGTAGAAGTTGAAAAGCTAAAAAACGCAGGAAATATCTTGGCTGAGAAGCTTAATGAGATTAAAAGGCTACTTCCAAAGGAGGAACAGGAAATAATTGATGCCCAACTCCTTATTCTCGACTCTTTTGTCTCAGAGGCCTCAGAGCTTATAAAGAGCCTCGGATACTCGGCAGCATTCGCTGTTCGCGAAATCTATGAGAAGTATGGCGAGATGATGAGGCAGGGAGGCGAGCTTTTCGCACTGAGGGCACAGGATCTCCGGGACCTAGCATCCAGGCTGGTAGGTCTATTATCGGAGCAAAGCATTTCTACTTCTGCAAGATATGAGGTAGTTATAGGAGAGGAGATAGACCCTATAGAATTTCTCGAGCTAGCCAACAGCGGCGTAAAAGGTCTCGTGACCAAGGAAGGAGGAGTTACATCCCATGTAGCCATACTAGCTCGTCTCCGCGGCATCCCCTATATCATAGCCCGTAAACTCGATATCAACAAGATAAGAGATGGCATTACAGTCATTGTAGACGCTTTAAACGGCCTAATCATACTCGAACCCAGTGAAGAAGAACTTAAAAAGTACGAGGCAATAGCGATCGAATATAGGAAACTCTTAGAGGCATTTTCACGTGAAAGCAAGCTAGAGGCGTTGACTCTTGATGGGCATAAAGTAAATATATATTGTAATATTGGAAATTTTGAAGAGCTCAGAATTCTAGACGAGTACGGGTGCGAGGGTGTAGGATTATTCCGCGTGGAATTTGCGTATATGCAACGCTCTTCACCTCCAACCGAGGAGGAACTCTACGAGCTTTTCTCAAAAGCAGCTCAGATATTGGGTGAAAAGCCTTTAACTGTAAGAGCCCCCGATATCGGGGGAGATAAGCCCATACCTTTTATCGAGCTCCCAAATGAGGCTAACCCTCAACTCGGTCTCAGAGGGGTGCGACTCCTATTTAAATACGAGGACCTCTTACTCGTTCCACTAGTCCGAGCCCTTCTAAGGGCTTCAGTCCATGGCAAGCTCAGGCTTATGCTTCCCATGGTAAGCACGGTAGATGAGGTTTTGTATTTCCAGGAGGTCGTGGAGCGAGAGAGGAAGAATTTAGAGTCGAGTGGAGTGAGGACGGGTAGGCTCGAACTAGGAGTTATGATCGAAACTCCGTCTGCCGCACTGCTTGCAAACGATCTCATTGAAAGAGGGGGATTAAGCTTCATAAGCTTCGGTACAAATGATTTGACACAATACGTGTTAGCTGCGGACAGAGGAAACAGTCTTGTCAGCTACCTCTACGACGAACTTAACCCCTCCGTCCTAAGACTCATCTCGCTTGCTGCGAAAAGGGCTAAGGGTAGGGCTGAGATAGAGGTTTGTGGGGAAGTAGCTTCGAAGCCTCTTGCGATACCTCTACTCATTGGCTTGGGTGTGGAAAGCCTTAGCGTCTCACCACAGTTTGTGGGAAAGGTAAAGTACATCATTAGAAGAGTAACCCTGTCGAAAATAAAGGGCGAGGTTGAAAACATCATTGAAGTCGCGAAGACGAACATCGATATAAAGAAGTGGTCCGAGGCGTTGCTTAGGAGTAGCGGGATAACCTTTATCGAGTGA
- a CDS encoding Gfo/Idh/MocA family protein gives MKIRVGIIGSGWSANALAWAFNAVRFSVREEKFPKIELVRAMSRTARKVEAFAREYGFKEWTTSETDFFKGDLDLIAISTPNNTHALYSIKAMESGADIIIEKPFTVSLSEAKDVVSRAEKLGRKGAICLVSRLIPASVIARDMISRGELGEIREFRAVIAHAKHAYEDTRFEWRMSKQVAGGGVFADLGVHALDLAESITSRRIKRILGRTYTVIVERKDPVTRQSVKVDTEDVGFALFEYENGAPGIVEASKLSPGFEEQMRVEIHGSRGGVRFTLTEPHTVYLFKRETQRIEKIVKGFEEIYPWLNWPAPKSFEGWVYSYLVLVKNFVDNIAGLNESPYPNLKDGLRSQELLSSFYESAASGKPIEAIL, from the coding sequence TTGAAAATAAGGGTCGGGATTATAGGATCTGGCTGGTCTGCAAACGCGTTAGCATGGGCGTTTAATGCGGTTAGATTTAGTGTAAGAGAGGAGAAGTTCCCTAAAATAGAGCTAGTCCGTGCTATGAGTAGAACAGCCAGGAAAGTCGAGGCCTTTGCGCGAGAGTACGGCTTTAAGGAGTGGACAACCAGCGAGACCGATTTCTTTAAGGGAGATTTAGACTTGATTGCTATAAGTACGCCTAATAACACACACGCCTTATACTCTATTAAGGCAATGGAGTCTGGAGCCGATATTATTATAGAAAAACCTTTCACCGTCTCGCTATCAGAGGCGAAAGACGTTGTTTCGAGAGCCGAAAAGCTGGGGAGAAAAGGCGCTATATGTCTAGTCTCGAGGCTTATTCCGGCTTCCGTGATTGCTCGCGACATGATTTCAAGAGGTGAACTGGGAGAAATAAGAGAGTTCAGGGCAGTTATAGCCCATGCAAAGCACGCCTACGAGGACACACGGTTCGAGTGGCGTATGAGTAAACAGGTTGCGGGTGGAGGGGTATTCGCGGATCTCGGCGTCCATGCTTTAGATCTCGCTGAGAGTATAACTTCCCGCAGGATAAAGAGGATTTTGGGACGAACATACACTGTTATTGTGGAGCGAAAGGATCCTGTAACAAGGCAGAGCGTAAAGGTTGATACTGAGGATGTTGGCTTCGCATTATTCGAATACGAAAACGGAGCTCCTGGAATAGTGGAGGCTTCCAAGTTATCTCCTGGATTTGAGGAGCAGATGCGGGTCGAGATCCACGGATCAAGAGGAGGTGTACGGTTCACGCTAACAGAGCCACACACAGTATACCTGTTTAAGAGGGAGACTCAGAGGATTGAGAAAATAGTCAAGGGATTCGAGGAGATATATCCATGGCTCAACTGGCCGGCACCTAAAAGCTTTGAGGGATGGGTGTACTCTTACCTTGTTCTTGTGAAAAATTTTGTGGACAATATTGCTGGGTTAAACGAGAGCCCCTATCCAAACCTCAAAGATGGTCTACGAAGCCAGGAACTTCTAAGCAGTTTTTACGAATCTGCTGCTAGCGGGAAACCCATAGAAGCCATTCTTTAA
- a CDS encoding DUF7916 family protein, with protein sequence MVKRVLDLTGQELASITAKDFLEAVKASEGRVVAAEVVVIARPLVDGVSNVELAARFGADLLILNMYDVFDPKVEGVPPQHSSIGGISVFTQRFTGNNLEPVDAGMLPEGRRLTRESVLKSIEHGSRLLLVTGNPGLGVTWRRIALGVETAKSVAAEKSIVMGGKMHSGGLRVEKMFDLNLIEEVLARGADGILIPAPYTVPSSTPENVRTVVSLAEKYDVLVMCTIGTSQEGAQPEVIRSIALQSKACGCDIHHIGDSGYSMGIARPENILELSIAVRGVRHTYKRIAMSHLR encoded by the coding sequence ATGGTTAAACGAGTGTTAGATTTAACAGGGCAAGAACTTGCCTCTATAACTGCTAAGGACTTCCTTGAGGCGGTTAAGGCCTCGGAGGGCAGAGTAGTGGCTGCTGAAGTCGTTGTAATTGCACGGCCGCTGGTAGACGGTGTTTCCAATGTTGAGCTCGCAGCGAGGTTCGGGGCTGACCTTCTGATTCTAAACATGTATGACGTTTTTGATCCCAAGGTTGAAGGAGTGCCACCTCAGCATAGTTCAATTGGAGGAATTTCTGTCTTCACCCAGCGATTTACAGGAAATAATCTTGAGCCTGTAGATGCAGGGATGCTCCCAGAGGGTAGGAGACTTACCAGAGAATCTGTGCTCAAAAGTATTGAACATGGTTCTCGCCTCTTGTTGGTTACAGGTAATCCGGGTCTAGGGGTGACGTGGAGGCGAATAGCTCTAGGAGTTGAGACAGCTAAATCGGTAGCTGCAGAAAAATCCATTGTTATGGGGGGTAAGATGCATAGTGGTGGATTAAGGGTTGAAAAAATGTTTGACTTGAATCTTATCGAAGAAGTGCTGGCTAGGGGGGCTGACGGCATATTAATACCTGCGCCTTATACAGTTCCATCATCAACGCCCGAGAATGTTAGAACGGTTGTTTCACTGGCGGAGAAATACGATGTCTTAGTAATGTGTACAATCGGGACGTCCCAGGAGGGGGCCCAGCCGGAAGTCATAAGAAGCATAGCCTTGCAATCGAAGGCTTGCGGGTGTGACATTCACCATATCGGTGACTCAGGCTACTCGATGGGCATCGCTAGACCGGAAAACATACTGGAGCTCTCGATAGCTGTGCGAGGAGTAAGACACACTTATAAGCGTATAGCTATGTCTCACCTAAGGTGA
- a CDS encoding neutral/alkaline non-lysosomal ceramidase N-terminal domain-containing protein: MLRVGCGKAVITPENPAGHPLAGYIRRKEPSQGVHDDIFVKVLLLESGGLRVLITSFDLLGVDENLYASAKSRVASSREVFIAVGTHTHSAPASLFKSPLLTFGDEVFDKLYFDYVLDSLEHAVLEAEEKLSQASVSLYTAKVKGVATDRDDPAREINDKSTLLVFSSRNGDKCGLLHFGVHPTVLGPENLLISRDLVGYATDYIEEKLGVKTCLFVNGEAGNVSTRFVRKGQNFSEAQRLGVLLARQTIGSAPIFTTKEARAEDISVEQHQVDLRLKHPSEKLSEVSFFSEVGREKTDRRSEAAMEGKELLEKLSGLKAWPRNVQAIIVRLTLKGILHSIWLPFEVSSGLFEARASTSLPTLIVSYANGYYAYLAPEATKSYEYIFELVSKQDKVRIRGQIQAMINDRSLKDN, encoded by the coding sequence ATGCTTCGAGTAGGGTGTGGTAAAGCTGTTATTACTCCAGAGAATCCGGCGGGTCACCCCCTTGCCGGGTACATTAGGAGGAAGGAGCCCTCGCAGGGAGTACATGATGACATATTTGTCAAGGTGTTATTACTGGAATCTGGAGGGCTTCGAGTCCTGATAACTAGTTTTGACCTACTGGGAGTTGATGAGAATTTGTATGCTTCGGCAAAATCGAGGGTGGCGAGTAGCCGGGAAGTGTTTATAGCGGTTGGAACTCATACTCACTCAGCTCCAGCCTCATTGTTTAAATCACCTTTACTGACCTTTGGAGACGAGGTGTTTGACAAACTTTACTTCGACTATGTCTTAGATTCCCTCGAACATGCTGTCCTAGAGGCCGAGGAAAAACTTTCTCAAGCCAGTGTAAGCCTCTATACAGCAAAGGTGAAGGGTGTAGCTACCGACAGGGATGATCCTGCACGTGAGATAAACGATAAGTCTACGCTTCTAGTTTTTTCTTCAAGAAACGGAGATAAGTGTGGTCTACTCCACTTTGGTGTCCATCCCACTGTACTTGGACCCGAGAATCTCCTCATCTCGCGGGATTTAGTCGGGTATGCTACAGATTATATCGAGGAAAAACTCGGCGTTAAGACATGTCTCTTTGTAAATGGAGAGGCGGGTAACGTTTCAACAAGGTTCGTCCGCAAAGGACAGAATTTTTCGGAGGCTCAACGTTTGGGAGTCCTACTTGCAAGACAAACCATTGGCTCTGCACCCATATTTACCACTAAAGAAGCACGAGCTGAAGACATCTCAGTCGAACAGCACCAGGTGGATCTTAGGCTTAAACATCCATCTGAGAAGCTTAGCGAAGTTTCATTCTTTTCTGAAGTAGGTAGAGAGAAAACGGATCGTAGGTCTGAAGCCGCAATGGAAGGAAAAGAGCTCTTAGAAAAGCTTTCCGGTTTAAAGGCTTGGCCAAGGAATGTCCAGGCAATAATCGTAAGATTGACACTTAAGGGAATATTGCATAGCATCTGGCTGCCTTTCGAGGTTTCTTCAGGCTTGTTTGAAGCACGTGCTAGCACCTCTTTACCAACACTTATCGTCTCCTACGCAAACGGTTACTACGCGTATCTAGCTCCAGAAGCAACTAAAAGCTATGAGTATATTTTCGAGCTTGTCTCTAAACAGGATAAGGTCAGGATACGAGGTCAAATACAAGCTATGATCAATGATAGATCTTTGAAGGATAACTAA
- the nagA gene encoding N-acetylglucosamine-6-phosphate deacetylase: protein MKLVIKGGRVLTPFADIGSKDIAIESGRIQQIGENLTGDKTIDATGLIVAPGFIDTHFHGYGGVDFTTASSSDILKVSGLLVKHGVTGFLASTVAAPHNQLIKACNEIAQAAHAWNEGRGARILGVHLEGPYLNPKMRGAMNPGHFKNPSLQELLEFQEEARGLLKQVTVAPELPGAYEFIREAVKRGIVVSLGHSDATYAEAMNAVLAGASKANHIFNQMRGFHHREPGLAMALLDQENVYIEMISDFIHLHPTTMRLVVKTAGPRRVILITDAVAATGLPDGEYTLGGLKIIVKNGVSHLAETGALAGSTLTLDKAVSNMVKLGVSIQDALRMASTNPAQSIGLGGEFGVIALGYNADLVLLNDKLSVEKTIIGGVEAYQGD, encoded by the coding sequence ATGAAGTTGGTTATTAAGGGGGGAAGAGTACTAACCCCATTCGCAGATATAGGTTCAAAGGATATTGCTATCGAGTCCGGGAGGATCCAACAGATCGGTGAGAATCTTACCGGGGATAAAACGATAGACGCTACCGGGCTGATAGTAGCTCCAGGTTTTATAGACACGCACTTTCACGGCTATGGAGGCGTTGATTTCACGACAGCAAGCTCGAGTGATATACTAAAAGTCTCTGGTCTTCTTGTAAAGCACGGAGTTACTGGTTTCCTTGCATCAACTGTTGCCGCTCCCCACAACCAACTAATAAAAGCCTGTAACGAGATAGCTCAAGCGGCGCATGCATGGAATGAAGGACGAGGTGCACGTATTCTCGGAGTACATCTTGAAGGTCCATATCTAAACCCCAAGATGAGGGGGGCTATGAATCCAGGCCACTTCAAGAACCCCTCTCTTCAAGAGCTCTTAGAGTTTCAAGAAGAGGCAAGGGGTCTTTTAAAACAGGTTACCGTTGCCCCTGAGTTACCTGGTGCATATGAATTCATTAGGGAGGCTGTAAAACGGGGAATTGTTGTAAGCCTGGGACACAGTGATGCAACCTATGCTGAAGCGATGAATGCAGTACTAGCGGGGGCATCGAAAGCCAACCATATATTTAATCAGATGCGTGGCTTCCACCATCGAGAACCCGGCCTAGCCATGGCATTGCTTGATCAGGAGAATGTTTACATTGAAATGATATCGGATTTCATACACTTACACCCAACTACCATGAGGCTAGTCGTTAAAACGGCTGGGCCTAGAAGAGTTATTCTAATCACGGACGCAGTTGCAGCTACAGGCCTCCCAGATGGCGAGTATACACTCGGAGGGCTCAAGATAATCGTCAAGAATGGTGTTTCGCACCTAGCTGAAACAGGAGCTCTAGCTGGAAGCACGTTAACCCTTGACAAAGCAGTATCCAACATGGTTAAACTCGGGGTAAGCATCCAGGACGCTCTCAGAATGGCTTCAACGAATCCCGCTCAGAGTATTGGTCTGGGCGGAGAGTTCGGTGTTATAGCTCTAGGCTATAATGCCGACCTGGTCTTATTGAATGATAAGCTAAGTGTTGAAAAGACTATTATTGGCGGTGTAGAGGCATATCAAGGGGATTAG
- a CDS encoding PTS system mannose/fructose/sorbose family transporter subunit IID encodes MTALGPVEVGLLGLLAFIFGLDYIWVTPLGIWRPVVAGTLTGIILGDPITGLIVGSLLEFVFAGLFTIGGGTVPEAATGTIASVVVAITAGIKPEAAVPLAIPVAVLTMNLEIVVRSFDAVFTHWADAEIEKGNFDKIPLINILGAVPWALSRAIPIWAFVGALAINPQAVKSFIEALQVVQLGPLTIRFWDAMGVAGAVLPALGAAIMMKMMLSRETVAFYILGFALAAYLKLSLLAIALVAGSIIFALYLFTHREALQQLTLSSGSQGVKGSATSKDFFRWFGLSWFIQSSWNYERMMGTGFAHGMLEVEKKLRKDPEELKAWMRLHNEFYNTEPHVHNAIYGMVISLEEQGADPDTIRGVKTALMGPFAGLGDSMLWFTLLPIAFLLGASLGVNGNILGPLVALLIWIPVSWAIKYYSLVYGYKYGLSLSEVLKGDVLKVFREAVMAFAMAVIGGITATYVRATTPIVLAQFHGQAIKLQPVLDQLMPSLLPLLFTLFTYWLIKNKGYSYGKAVIVLFLVAFILAILGILG; translated from the coding sequence ATGACAGCACTAGGACCAGTTGAAGTCGGACTTCTAGGACTGCTTGCCTTCATCTTCGGACTCGACTACATATGGGTCACCCCCCTTGGAATATGGCGCCCCGTAGTCGCAGGCACCCTTACAGGAATTATCCTAGGCGACCCGATTACAGGTCTAATCGTAGGCTCACTACTAGAATTCGTATTTGCAGGACTCTTCACTATAGGCGGCGGAACAGTCCCTGAGGCTGCTACAGGAACAATTGCTTCAGTCGTAGTTGCAATCACAGCGGGGATAAAGCCTGAGGCAGCCGTTCCACTAGCAATACCAGTGGCAGTCCTGACGATGAACCTGGAGATCGTCGTAAGATCCTTCGACGCGGTATTCACCCACTGGGCTGACGCCGAGATCGAGAAAGGAAACTTCGATAAAATACCCCTCATAAATATCCTAGGCGCCGTCCCGTGGGCTCTCAGCAGAGCTATTCCTATATGGGCCTTCGTGGGTGCGCTAGCGATAAACCCGCAGGCCGTGAAATCTTTCATCGAGGCACTACAAGTAGTACAGCTAGGCCCGCTAACGATTCGATTCTGGGACGCGATGGGAGTCGCCGGAGCAGTTCTACCAGCTCTAGGTGCCGCTATAATGATGAAAATGATGCTTTCAAGGGAGACGGTAGCCTTCTACATTCTCGGATTTGCACTAGCCGCCTACCTCAAACTCAGCCTACTCGCAATAGCATTAGTTGCCGGCTCAATCATTTTTGCTCTCTACCTGTTCACCCACCGCGAAGCACTCCAACAGTTAACCCTTTCATCCGGGTCTCAGGGGGTTAAAGGCTCAGCGACTTCGAAGGACTTCTTCAGATGGTTTGGATTATCATGGTTCATACAGTCTTCATGGAACTATGAGAGAATGATGGGCACGGGCTTCGCACATGGTATGCTAGAGGTTGAAAAGAAGCTCAGAAAAGACCCCGAGGAGTTGAAAGCCTGGATGAGATTACATAACGAGTTCTACAACACGGAGCCCCACGTGCACAACGCGATATACGGGATGGTAATATCACTTGAGGAGCAGGGCGCCGACCCAGATACAATTCGTGGAGTTAAGACCGCCCTCATGGGACCATTTGCAGGGCTAGGCGACTCCATGCTCTGGTTCACCCTACTTCCCATAGCCTTCCTCCTTGGAGCATCTCTAGGAGTCAACGGTAACATTCTGGGCCCGCTAGTAGCACTCCTCATATGGATTCCCGTCTCCTGGGCTATCAAATACTACTCCCTAGTGTACGGCTACAAGTACGGTCTCTCGCTCTCAGAAGTCCTCAAGGGAGACGTTTTGAAGGTCTTCCGCGAAGCCGTAATGGCGTTCGCTATGGCAGTGATAGGTGGGATTACAGCAACCTACGTGAGAGCCACAACGCCAATAGTTCTAGCCCAGTTCCACGGGCAGGCCATAAAGCTGCAACCAGTCCTAGACCAGCTTATGCCCTCACTACTCCCGTTACTCTTCACACTCTTCACGTACTGGCTAATCAAGAACAAGGGCTACAGTTACGGCAAAGCGGTGATAGTGCTCTTCCTCGTAGCCTTCATACTAGCCATCCTTGGAATCCTCGGATAA
- a CDS encoding PTS system mannose/fructose/N-acetylgalactosamine-transporter subunit IIB encodes MGYQQNIFIRIDDRFIHGQVTAAWTKRFGATSIWVVNDKIASNPALKQLQLMLAPPGVSVQVLKVEEASEKAKKLNNNEKVLMLFENPVDVASFLEKSGIKVEYVLLGQMGYRAGRVKIEKTFDIGPEDHKALLRILDMGIKLYYQQLPDFPPKPIDMEQKIRSLKF; translated from the coding sequence GTGGGCTATCAGCAAAACATATTCATCAGGATTGATGACCGCTTCATACATGGACAAGTTACGGCTGCCTGGACAAAACGGTTCGGCGCGACTTCAATATGGGTCGTCAACGATAAGATAGCGTCGAACCCGGCACTTAAACAGCTGCAGTTAATGCTTGCTCCCCCAGGGGTATCGGTTCAGGTTCTTAAGGTAGAAGAGGCATCCGAAAAAGCAAAAAAGCTCAACAATAACGAGAAAGTTCTTATGCTCTTCGAGAACCCCGTGGATGTTGCCAGCTTTCTAGAAAAGTCGGGTATAAAAGTCGAATACGTTCTTCTAGGCCAGATGGGTTATAGGGCCGGGAGAGTAAAAATTGAAAAGACATTCGACATAGGTCCCGAGGACCATAAGGCTCTGCTGAGAATACTTGATATGGGCATAAAATTATACTACCAGCAACTCCCGGATTTTCCGCCCAAGCCCATAGACATGGAGCAGAAAATTAGAAGCCTTAAGTTTTAG
- a CDS encoding PTS sugar transporter subunit IIA: MKLVLASHGSLGCEMIKAVAMILGVSIMEKANCVELLEGESLENYYEKLSKTVDKDTVVLADLFGGTPSRAALMLLQEGKVKAVLTGFNMAMMIEILSSDAKTTEELIQNARRAGRDGVRAFVGTDLRELIDTQETQEKSFIQQLLRRVKS; the protein is encoded by the coding sequence TTGAAACTCGTACTAGCCTCCCACGGGAGCCTTGGCTGTGAAATGATCAAAGCCGTGGCAATGATACTAGGCGTCTCCATAATGGAGAAAGCCAATTGTGTAGAGCTCCTCGAGGGAGAAAGCCTAGAAAATTATTACGAGAAACTCTCAAAGACTGTCGACAAGGACACAGTCGTGCTCGCAGACCTCTTCGGGGGAACCCCGAGTCGAGCCGCACTAATGCTTCTCCAAGAGGGTAAGGTAAAGGCTGTATTAACAGGCTTTAACATGGCAATGATGATAGAGATTCTATCAAGCGATGCTAAAACTACTGAAGAACTTATTCAAAACGCGAGGAGAGCAGGCCGTGATGGTGTTAGAGCCTTTGTAGGCACAGATTTACGTGAACTTATTGACACCCAGGAAACCCAAGAAAAATCTTTTATCCAGCAGTTGTTAAGAAGAGTAAAAAGTTAA
- the glmS gene encoding glutamine--fructose-6-phosphate transaminase (isomerizing), with protein sequence MGGIFAVVSRKNENVVPQVISGLRKLRFKGFDSTGFALIEDGILNVYKEVGWVDIVVEKLGLSERKASIALGQTRYATHGRPTAENAHPFTDCRQRIAVAGDGSIGNYEKIKDQVLMSGHKLQSRSDFEPPAHLLEESLEREDNLLNALETLKEKLEGFYTVSVLDRDTASIAAYSSMTKLYVGVSPNAFYLTNTLTALHGFTDHYIIIDPSETVFVTSEGVNVYSKGHETTPRQVLTLEVDPALVDKGGFPHHMLREIYEAPLSLLRTLYTLQEKYLQLASRLILGADNIYIIANGTSLHAGMVASYYLSELVGVSPVVTSAAEFPLYYVENIGPGSLVVAISQSGETGDVLSSLYEAKIRGATILGLTNYIGSRLARLSNVYLPIAAGPELSVPATKTFTSTLLLLYLVSLAASKESGRIDSITYREKMESVKSVASRLSETMTRMDEEVKKAIIHARNCRGGYIVSRGITYPLALEAALKLKEASYFHAEGVEAGEFKHGPFVLVEKGFMTGFIIPVERLAAEATYPLILSAIEAGASTVVFSLEGDEKLSQIQTETVSLIRTPRAERHLAPIAYSIPLQLFAYRLGVDLGRPIDAPRYLTKAVLR encoded by the coding sequence TTGGGCGGAATATTTGCGGTTGTCTCTAGGAAAAACGAGAATGTTGTCCCTCAGGTGATTTCGGGACTAAGAAAGCTGCGTTTTAAAGGATTCGACAGTACAGGCTTTGCACTCATCGAGGATGGTATACTAAACGTCTATAAGGAGGTCGGCTGGGTAGATATCGTAGTTGAAAAACTCGGCCTCAGCGAACGAAAAGCCTCCATTGCCCTAGGACAGACCAGGTATGCAACCCATGGCAGACCAACTGCTGAGAATGCTCACCCATTTACTGACTGCAGGCAAAGAATAGCTGTAGCTGGCGACGGCTCTATCGGAAATTATGAGAAAATAAAGGACCAAGTCCTCATGTCTGGACACAAGCTTCAGTCCAGGAGCGACTTTGAGCCGCCAGCCCACCTCTTGGAAGAGTCCCTAGAACGAGAGGATAACCTATTGAATGCTCTCGAGACTCTCAAGGAGAAACTTGAAGGGTTTTACACGGTTTCCGTGTTGGATCGGGACACAGCCAGTATAGCTGCATACTCATCCATGACGAAGCTCTACGTCGGAGTATCCCCAAACGCTTTCTACTTGACAAATACGCTGACAGCACTCCACGGGTTTACCGATCACTACATTATCATTGACCCTTCTGAAACTGTCTTTGTCACAAGCGAAGGAGTAAATGTATACTCAAAAGGACATGAGACAACCCCGAGACAAGTGTTGACTCTCGAGGTAGACCCTGCACTCGTTGATAAGGGAGGCTTCCCACATCATATGCTTCGAGAAATATATGAGGCACCACTTTCACTACTGCGAACGCTATACACCCTCCAAGAGAAATACCTGCAGCTCGCCTCACGTCTAATCCTTGGCGCCGACAACATATACATTATTGCTAACGGCACAAGCCTCCACGCTGGAATGGTAGCCTCATACTATCTTTCCGAGCTAGTGGGCGTAAGCCCTGTAGTTACAAGTGCCGCGGAGTTCCCACTTTACTATGTAGAAAATATTGGTCCTGGAAGCCTGGTAGTCGCAATATCGCAATCTGGCGAAACAGGAGATGTTTTATCCTCACTATACGAAGCAAAAATCAGAGGAGCTACGATTCTTGGACTTACAAACTATATAGGCTCTAGACTAGCGAGGCTGTCAAATGTTTATCTTCCAATAGCGGCTGGTCCAGAGCTTTCAGTACCCGCAACAAAGACTTTCACCTCGACTCTTCTCCTGCTCTACCTGGTCTCACTAGCGGCGTCTAAGGAATCCGGACGCATAGATTCAATTACCTATAGAGAAAAAATGGAGTCAGTAAAATCTGTGGCCTCCCGGCTCTCAGAGACAATGACGAGAATGGATGAGGAGGTTAAAAAGGCAATTATCCATGCGAGGAATTGCCGCGGCGGATATATTGTCTCGAGAGGAATAACATACCCATTAGCACTGGAGGCGGCTTTAAAGCTCAAGGAAGCCTCCTACTTCCACGCGGAGGGTGTTGAAGCAGGCGAGTTTAAGCATGGTCCCTTTGTTCTCGTTGAGAAAGGCTTCATGACGGGATTCATAATTCCTGTCGAGAGACTGGCCGCTGAAGCCACCTACCCGTTAATTCTCTCAGCTATCGAGGCGGGGGCCTCCACAGTGGTTTTCAGTCTAGAGGGCGACGAGAAATTATCTCAAATTCAAACCGAAACAGTTTCCCTTATAAGAACTCCGAGAGCAGAGCGACACCTAGCACCAATCGCCTACTCGATACCTCTCCAGCTCTTTGCATATCGCCTCGGCGTGGATCTAGGTAGGCCAATCGATGCTCCACGTTATTTAACTAAGGCAGTCTTAAGGTGA